One Microscilla marina ATCC 23134 DNA window includes the following coding sequences:
- a CDS encoding glycosyltransferase family 117 protein: MFEFKKINNMVGWAIFAIATIVYMLTVQRTASYWDCGEFIACSYKLQVPHPAGAPFFLLLGRMFSFLALGDVTQVAFWINTISALASSFSILFLFWSITMLGLKLLPVKNEQDLSPSQIIMLMGGGVIGALVYTFSDSFWFSAVEAEVYAMSSFFTAFVFWAMLRWERIDDPRSSNRWLILIAYMMGLSIGVHLLNLVAIPALGLVYYYKRYNTYNLLGIVAALAVGGGLIILIMYGIIPGLPTLAGNLEITFVNSFGLPFGSGILFFMVVLLGGVTFGVYYTQKREKVLANTAMLCLTFVLFGYASYGIVLIRANYNPPINENDPSDIVRYVSYLKREQYGDRPLVHGRTFMSQITKQDRGEAKYRKDDKSKRYEIYDYKIKNTYDNTMWFPRMYSKQSNHPDLYRERTGLAKGQKPRTIHNLKFMFSYQLGHMYWRYFGWNFIGRESDIQDAGVATFTSRSNLPEGIAKNKAHNKFYGIPLILGLLGVLFMLMRNQRVGLVTGMLFFLTGIGLVLYLNSPPVEPRERDYIYVGSFYVFAIWIGFGVMFMAEVLQGVLKKGLAAPVLATAISLVAPVIMAQQGWDDHDRSRQYQSIESAKNLLNSCAPNAILFTEGDNDTFPLWYIQEVEGFRTDVRVCNLSLLGTAWYARQMTRKTYESEALPITLKPENYQTGTNDYLTYWAANQGSRFNERVANGMLKQGLNLNSYIGLLNKQDKRLYQSRGNDGIYTYPSKLLAINQNKAAIVKQKDFVPKDLHDKIPSVMIWNMGKQYIYKHHLLMLDIIATNAKNDWKRPIYFTSNISGNNSLNLKEFMQLEGLAYRLLPVRVPGAKDGFVNAELMYENMLPVKLGGIGDGKTKGFFYRGLDDPKAYHDENARRFPTTTRSSFRRLVQQLIKEGKMDKAKKAAKFCLEAITDEAIPYSMFFTPFIDELFKVGLEKEALEMARTIGHRVEQKLNYIYDNNLRRRNPNSLRYAMYNLYSLVNALQGQKGKEAQALHKKYDQVQKNNMGRFSNAFE; encoded by the coding sequence ATGTTTGAGTTTAAGAAAATTAACAATATGGTAGGTTGGGCTATTTTTGCCATTGCTACCATAGTTTATATGCTGACTGTTCAGCGAACAGCCAGTTATTGGGATTGCGGCGAATTTATTGCCTGTTCATATAAATTACAAGTTCCTCACCCGGCAGGAGCTCCTTTCTTTTTGTTGCTTGGGCGCATGTTTTCTTTCTTGGCTCTGGGTGATGTAACACAGGTAGCATTTTGGATCAATACCATCTCAGCTTTAGCAAGTAGCTTTTCTATCCTGTTTTTGTTCTGGTCTATTACTATGCTAGGGCTTAAGCTTTTACCAGTTAAAAACGAGCAAGATTTATCTCCCAGCCAAATTATTATGTTAATGGGAGGAGGTGTCATAGGAGCACTGGTATACACTTTTTCCGATTCGTTTTGGTTTTCGGCAGTAGAAGCCGAAGTATATGCGATGTCATCGTTTTTTACTGCCTTTGTTTTTTGGGCCATGCTTCGTTGGGAGCGCATAGACGATCCTCGTAGTTCTAACCGTTGGTTGATTTTAATTGCCTATATGATGGGCTTGTCTATTGGGGTGCACTTGTTGAACCTGGTGGCAATTCCAGCCTTGGGTTTGGTATATTATTATAAACGTTACAATACATACAACCTACTGGGTATTGTGGCAGCATTGGCTGTAGGTGGTGGTTTGATTATATTGATCATGTACGGCATTATCCCTGGTTTACCTACCTTGGCTGGTAACCTTGAAATCACCTTTGTTAATAGTTTTGGTTTGCCTTTTGGATCAGGTATTTTGTTTTTTATGGTAGTCCTATTGGGGGGTGTTACCTTCGGAGTGTACTATACACAGAAAAGAGAAAAAGTGTTGGCAAACACTGCCATGTTGTGCCTTACATTTGTTTTGTTTGGGTATGCATCTTACGGCATTGTATTGATTAGAGCCAATTATAACCCTCCTATCAATGAAAACGACCCTAGCGATATTGTACGTTATGTATCTTATTTGAAACGTGAACAATACGGTGATCGCCCTTTAGTACATGGGCGTACTTTTATGTCTCAGATTACTAAGCAAGATAGAGGAGAGGCAAAATACCGCAAGGATGACAAAAGTAAGCGTTATGAGATTTATGATTATAAAATTAAAAATACTTATGACAATACGATGTGGTTTCCTCGCATGTACAGTAAACAGTCCAATCACCCCGACTTGTACCGTGAACGTACTGGGTTAGCTAAAGGGCAGAAACCCAGAACTATACATAACTTAAAGTTTATGTTTTCTTATCAGTTGGGGCATATGTATTGGCGATACTTTGGCTGGAACTTTATCGGAAGAGAGAGTGACATTCAAGATGCTGGCGTAGCTACCTTTACCAGTCGTAGTAATTTGCCCGAAGGTATTGCTAAAAACAAAGCACATAATAAGTTTTATGGCATACCACTTATATTGGGATTATTGGGGGTGTTATTTATGCTCATGCGTAACCAAAGGGTAGGGCTAGTTACTGGAATGTTATTTTTCCTTACCGGAATAGGCTTAGTACTTTACCTCAATTCGCCCCCAGTAGAGCCTCGCGAGCGCGATTATATATATGTAGGTTCCTTTTATGTGTTTGCCATTTGGATAGGCTTTGGGGTCATGTTCATGGCAGAAGTCTTGCAAGGGGTGCTCAAAAAAGGATTGGCCGCACCAGTATTGGCAACAGCCATCTCATTAGTTGCCCCTGTGATCATGGCTCAGCAAGGTTGGGATGATCACGATAGGTCGCGTCAATATCAATCTATTGAGTCTGCCAAAAACCTTTTGAATTCGTGTGCCCCCAATGCTATTCTATTTACTGAAGGCGACAATGATACATTTCCGTTGTGGTATATACAAGAAGTAGAAGGCTTCCGTACCGATGTAAGGGTGTGTAACCTAAGTTTATTGGGTACTGCCTGGTATGCCCGCCAAATGACTCGTAAAACTTACGAATCGGAGGCTTTGCCTATCACATTGAAGCCTGAAAATTACCAGACTGGTACTAACGACTACCTTACTTATTGGGCGGCAAATCAGGGAAGCCGATTCAACGAGCGAGTAGCAAACGGTATGTTAAAGCAAGGCTTAAACCTAAATAGCTACATTGGCTTGTTGAACAAACAAGATAAACGATTGTATCAGTCAAGGGGGAACGATGGTATTTATACATACCCTTCTAAACTATTGGCTATTAATCAAAACAAGGCAGCTATTGTCAAGCAAAAAGATTTTGTTCCTAAAGATTTACACGATAAAATTCCATCTGTAATGATTTGGAATATGGGCAAACAATACATTTACAAACACCATTTGTTGATGTTGGATATTATTGCTACCAATGCCAAAAATGACTGGAAACGACCTATATATTTTACCAGCAATATTAGTGGGAATAACTCACTGAACCTTAAAGAGTTTATGCAGCTCGAAGGGTTGGCTTATCGCTTGTTGCCTGTACGTGTACCTGGAGCAAAAGATGGCTTTGTAAATGCTGAACTGATGTATGAAAACATGTTGCCTGTAAAGCTAGGTGGCATAGGCGATGGTAAAACTAAAGGATTTTTCTATCGTGGACTAGACGACCCCAAGGCGTACCATGATGAAAATGCAAGGCGCTTCCCTACTACTACCCGTTCTTCTTTCCGACGTCTGGTGCAACAGTTGATCAAAGAGGGCAAAATGGATAAAGCCAAAAAAGCAGCTAAGTTTTGTTTAGAGGCCATTACCGATGAGGCAATTCCTTATAGTATGTTCTTCACGCCTTTTATTGATGAGTTATTTAAAGTAGGTTTAGAAAAAGAAGCACTTGAAATGGCACGAACAATAGGGCACAGAGTAGAGCAAAAACTCAACTATATTTATGATAACAATTTGAGACGAAGAAACCCTAACTCGTTGCGTTATGCCATGTACAACCTTTACTCTTTAGTAAATGCTTTGCAAGGTCAAAAAGGGAAAGAAGCTCAAGCATTGCATAAAAAATATGACCAAGTTCAGAAGAACAATATGGGTCGATTTAGCAATGCCTTTGAATAA